GGTTTTCTTCAATTGAACTAATAATGACTTTTCCGGAGTTTTTTTTGTTATATCCGAAAAATCATCCGTAGTTATAAATCGCCTTGACGGCGTATATGGTATATATGATTTTATTCCCATGTTAAACAACGTAGAAGCTGATTTACGCTGAACTCAACGCTGATTCACGCTGATAATTTCCGCGTTCATCTACGTAGTTATCTGCGTTTATCTGCTTCTATTCCTTTTTAGACGCCTTCTGCTAATTTTATTGTTTGACCCTTTTTTATTTTTACAATTGCTTTTTTTAAATCTGATCTATAACCCGCATGAACACCCATTCTTCTTAATTTCCCTGACATTATAGAAGTATGAACATCAACAACTTCAACATTAAACAAATCTTCAACTGCCTTTTTTATTTGGTTTTTATTAGCATTCTTTGCAACTATAAAAACAAATTTATTTTCTTTGTCTTTTATATTAGTTGTTTTCTCTGTAATAAGCGGTCTCTTTATTATATTGAAAGTGTCGAGCATCTATCTAGTGACTCCTTTGTAAAAATAATTCTATTGGCATTTAAAACATTATAAGTTGTTAATTCTGAAATATCGCAAACATTAAGCAAAGCTATATTTCTTGAAGCCGTATTAAAAATTTTATCTCTTTTTAACACTAACAGAACCTTATCTTTCAATTTCAGGTTTTTGAGAATTTTAGATACTTCTTTTGTTTTTGGTTTTTCAATTTTAACTTCATCAACTACGATTATCCCTTTATCTTTTGCCTTTGATGATAGTGCCGATAACAGAGCTATACGAACTTTCTTTTTAGGCATTGAATATGAAAACTCTCTTGGTTTTTTAGCAAAAATTACCCCACCATGCCGCCAAAGCGGTGAACGAATACTACCCGCCCTTGCGCGACCGGTACCTTTCTGCTTCCATGGTTTTCTACCGGAACCGGACACTTCTGCTCTGGTTTTAGCAGCATGTGTTCCTTGACGAGCATTGGCAAGATACCATTTAACCACTTCATGCATTAAGGCAATATTAATTTTATTATTAAAAATATTTTCAGGTAAAGTCACTTTACCTGTTTGCTCACCGCTTGTATTATATATGTTTACTTCAATCATAAATAACCTTTACTTTTTTCCTTTAACTTCCTTTTTCACTTCTTTTTTAACTTCTTTCTTTGCTTCCTTATGCGATTCAACTTTCACTTTGATATTTTTTATAGTTTGAGATATTATAACTTCAGAATTTCTAACACCCGGCACAGCACCTTTTATTAACAAAAGATTGTCTTCCGGTATTGTTTTTACTACTTTTAATTTTTGGATTGTAACTCCGCTACCACCCATTCTGCCTGCCATTCTAAGACCCTTTCTAACTTTTTGCGGTCTTTGCGGACCAATAGCACCAGGAGCACGTTGTTTATCCGATTGACCATGTGTAGCAGGACCACCGCCAAAACCATGTCTTTTAACAACACCCTGAAAACCATGGCCTTTAGAAATACCAGTGACATCAACAAAATCTCCAATAGCAAAAATATCGCTTTTTATTTCCTGACCAACCTGATATTCATCCGGATTGTCAACTCTAAACTCTTTAAGTCGTGCAAATATATTAGTTCCTGCTTTTTTTAAATGACCAAGTTGCGCCTTGTTAAGTTTTTTTTCTTCAGTTTTATCATAGCCAACCTGGATAGCATTATAACCATTAGTTTTTATTGTTTTCTTCTGAATTACAATGCAAGGTTCCGCAGAAATAACAGTTACAGGAACTGCTTCCCCTTTATCTAAAAATATTTGCGTCATCCCGATTTTTGTTCCTACTATTGATTTCATATAAAATCTATTAATTGTCCTTACGCTTTTATCTCCACATCTACACCAGCTGGTAAATCCAGCTTCATAAGAGCATCTACTGTTTGAGGTGTCGGCTGTAAAATATCAATAAGCCGTTTGTGAATTCTCATTTCAAACTGTTCCCGTGCTTTTTTATCACAATGCGGAGAACTAAGTACTGTATACTTTTTTATTCTCATGGGCAAAAGAACAGGACCGGAAATTGATGCTCCTGTCCGCTTTGCTGTTTGAATTATTTCAGCTAACGACTGGTCAAGCATTTTATGGTCATATGCTTGCAACTTAATTCTTATTCTCTGTGATTGTATTAACTGTTCTGTTTTTGCCATTTGTTTACTCTATTATTTCACTAACAACACCGGATCCGACAGTGTGACCACCCTCTCTAATAGCGAATCTCAGTTCTTTTTCCATTGCGATAGGGGTAATCAATTCTCCAACCACTTCAACATTATCACCTGGCATTACCATTTCTACTCCTTTTGGTAAATTTACTATTCCGGTAACATCTGTTGTTCTAAAGTAAAATTGAGGACGATACCCATTGAAAAACGGTGTATGTCTTCCACCTTCATCCTTTGTCAAAATATATACCTGCCCTCTGAATTTTTTATGAGGTGTAATACTGCCGGGAGCAGCAATAACCTGACCACGTTCTATCTGCTCTTTTTCTACTCCTCTTAAAAGCACACCGACATTATCTCCAGCCTGTGCTTCATCAAGTATTTTCCTGAACATTTCTACACTTGTCGCAACTGATTTTCTGGTCTCCTGAATTCCAACTATCTCAACAGCATCACCTGTTCTTACTTTTCCCTTTTCAATTCTTCCCGTTGCAACAGTTCCACGTCCAGTAATAGTAAACACATCTTCAACACTCATTAAAAACGGCTTATCTACATCTCTCTTGGGATCCGGAATAGTAGCATCAATCGCATCCATTAATTTCCATATTGACGGTTCACCAATTTCGCTTTGGTCACCTTGTATTGCTTTTAAAGCACTTCCTCTTATAATAGGTGTCTTGTCGCCGGGAAACTGATACTTATTCAAAAGTTCTCTAATTTCTAACTCAACCAAATCAACAAGTTCAGTATCGGTAACTATATCAACTTTGTTAAGATAAACAACTATGTAAGGTACATTAACCTGCCTAGCAAGAAGAATATGTTCGCGAGTTTGCGGCATTGGACCATCAGCTGCTGAAACAACAAGAATAGCACCGTCCATTTGAGCAGCACCAGTAATCATATTTTTCACATAGTCAGCGTGACCCGGACAGTCAATATGTGCATAGTGACGTTTTGCCGTTTCATATTCAACATGACTAATAGCAATGGTTAAAATTTTGGTTTCATCACGTCTGCCCTGCGATTCTGACGCTTTAGCGACTTGATCATAATTAATATACTTTGATAACCCTTTACCTTCCAACACTTTTGTGATTGCTGATGTCAAAAGCGTTTTGCCATGATCAACATGCCCTATTGTTCCTACATTCACATGTAATTTCTTCCTCTCAAATTTTTGCTTAGCCATACTTACCCTCCATAGAATTAGTAGATAGGTTTAAGTAGTTAGGGGCTTGGGATTTTTCTCACTCCTATCTACTAACACCTCACTACTGTTTTTATGCTGTTCCTAATATTTCTTTAGCAAGTTTCTCTGAAACCTGCTCATAATATGCCGGTTCCATTGAATATGTTGCCCTTCCCTGACTTAAAGAACGAAGTGACGAAGAATAACCGAACATAGCTCCAAGGGGAACACATCCCTCAATAGTATGAACTTTTTTACTAGTTTTCATATTTTCAATTTTTCCACGCCGTGAATTTATATCACCGAGAATATCTCCTAAATAATCGTCAGGAGTAATAACTTCCAATTTCATTATTGGTTCTAATAAAACAGGACTTGCTTTGGATAATGCATCCTTAGTAGCAATTGAAGCTGCCATCTTAAAGGCAATATCAGAAGAATCAACTTCGTGATATGAACCATCCAGAAGCGTTACTTTTATATCAACTACAGGGAAACCACCAATAGGACCTGATTCAAGTGCAGAGATAATTCCATCTTCTATCGAAGAGAAGTATTCACGAGGAATACGCCCTTCTCTTATATCATTTATAAATTCAAAACCGCTTCCTTTTTTATTTGGTTCAGCTAAAAGAACAACATGACCATACTGCCCATGTCCGCCAGTTTGACGAATAAACTTTCCTGCT
This sequence is a window from Elusimicrobiota bacterium. Protein-coding genes within it:
- the rplW gene encoding 50S ribosomal protein L23, whose protein sequence is MLDTFNIIKRPLITEKTTNIKDKENKFVFIVAKNANKNQIKKAVEDLFNVEVVDVHTSIMSGKLRRMGVHAGYRSDLKKAIVKIKKGQTIKLAEGV
- the rplD gene encoding 50S ribosomal protein L4; this translates as MIEVNIYNTSGEQTGKVTLPENIFNNKINIALMHEVVKWYLANARQGTHAAKTRAEVSGSGRKPWKQKGTGRARAGSIRSPLWRHGGVIFAKKPREFSYSMPKKKVRIALLSALSSKAKDKGIIVVDEVKIEKPKTKEVSKILKNLKLKDKVLLVLKRDKIFNTASRNIALLNVCDISELTTYNVLNANRIIFTKESLDRCSTLSI
- the tuf gene encoding elongation factor Tu — translated: MAKQKFERKKLHVNVGTIGHVDHGKTLLTSAITKVLEGKGLSKYINYDQVAKASESQGRRDETKILTIAISHVEYETAKRHYAHIDCPGHADYVKNMITGAAQMDGAILVVSAADGPMPQTREHILLARQVNVPYIVVYLNKVDIVTDTELVDLVELEIRELLNKYQFPGDKTPIIRGSALKAIQGDQSEIGEPSIWKLMDAIDATIPDPKRDVDKPFLMSVEDVFTITGRGTVATGRIEKGKVRTGDAVEIVGIQETRKSVATSVEMFRKILDEAQAGDNVGVLLRGVEKEQIERGQVIAAPGSITPHKKFRGQVYILTKDEGGRHTPFFNGYRPQFYFRTTDVTGIVNLPKGVEMVMPGDNVEVVGELITPIAMEKELRFAIREGGHTVGSGVVSEIIE
- the rpsJ gene encoding 30S ribosomal protein S10; this encodes MQSQRIRIKLQAYDHKMLDQSLAEIIQTAKRTGASISGPVLLPMRIKKYTVLSSPHCDKKAREQFEMRIHKRLIDILQPTPQTVDALMKLDLPAGVDVEIKA